A window from Balearica regulorum gibbericeps isolate bBalReg1 chromosome 1, bBalReg1.pri, whole genome shotgun sequence encodes these proteins:
- the LOC142599981 gene encoding sodium-dependent proline transporter-like, with protein sequence MEGPTATPTSQPCPGAQPQPEVLEPSPRRETWAGKCNFLLSCLGYCVGLSNFWRFPYLCYRNGGGVFLIPYFIMLLVMGLPLFLMELSLGQYGAAGPITVWKFWPLLKGIGIAMLIVSYLLAVYYNVIIAWAIYYLVSSFQSPLPWSCDAPRNADLCQNTSGSTSWVSASEVFWNEQVLGVTHSSGLGDPGTVQWPIALCLLTAWLLVFLCMLKGIRSFGKGVYFTATIPYLIILILIIRGATLDGSLDGIHFYLSSDWSRLQSAQVWSDAASQMLYSLGFGGQFYKPSKFDNNIIRNALIIAIGNCCTSFFAGFAIFSVLGHVAWREQVPVDSIANLGPGLVFVAFPEALSLLPGSLFWSILFFLMLSMRGIDKLFRITGGIATAILDRFPALRDQRRKTVLLGALCTSFYLLGLLLVTQGGIFWFMLIDKYSTGFGLIIVAVSMCLGITFCYGLKQFCQDIMDMIRRCPAWYSHMLNYFKVCWIFFTPCLLLITLICSFLDMYSVHLYYGIYEFPTWGTSLAICMGVLTCLPIPLWAVVALCRESGTLSNRFQKAAQPLDSWRTAATGDMARDVMYMSAISTAPSYCSSEE encoded by the exons ATGGAGGGTCCGACCGCCACCCccaccagccagccctgcccaggagcccagccccagcctgagGTTCTGGAGCCCAGCCCGCGCCGGGAGACCTGGGCCGGCAAGTGCAACTTCCTGCTGTCCTGCCTGGGCTactgcgtggggctgagcaaCTTCTGGCGCTTTCCCTACCTATGTTACCGCAACGGAGGAG gtgTCTTCCTCATCCCCTACTTCATCATGCTGCTCGTCATGGGGCTGCCCCTCTTCCTGATGGAGCTGAGCTTGGGCCAGTACGGGGCCGCGGGGCCCATCACTGTCTGGAAGTTCTGGCCGCTCCTGAaag GCATTGGCATTGCCATGCTGATCGTGTCCTACCTGTTGGCCGTCTACTACAATGTCATCATTGCCTGGGCTATCTACTACCTGGTCTCCTCCTTCCAGAGCCCCCTGCCCTGGTCCTGCGATGCCCCCAGGAACGCAGACCTCTGCCAG AACACGTCGGGGAGCACCAGCTGGGTGAGCGCCAGCGAGGTTTTCTGGAA CGAGCAGGTGCTGGGGGTGACGCACAGCTCCGGCCTCGGGGACCCTGGCACTGTGCAGTGGCCCATCGCCCTGTGCCTGCTGACGGCCTGGCTCCTGGTCTTCCTCTGCATGCTGAAGGGCATCCGCAGCTTCGGCAAG GGAGTGTACTTCACGGCCACCATCCCCTACCTgatcatcctcatcctcatcatcCGCGGGGCCACGCTGGATGGCTCCCTCGATGGCATCCACTTCTACCTGTCCTCGGACTGGAGCAGACTGCAGAGCGCCCAG GTGTGGAGCGACGCAGCCTCACAGATGCTCTACTCCCTGGGCTTTGGAGGGCAGTTTTACAAGCCTTCTAAGTTTGACAACAACATCATCCG GAACGCCTTGATCATCGCCATTGGGAACTGCTGCACCAGCTTCTTTGCCGGCTTCGCCATCTTCTCAGTGCTGGGGCACGTGGCCTGGAGAGAACAAGTCCCCGTGGACAGCATTGCCAACTTAG GCCCTGGGCTGGTATTCGTGGCGTTCCCTGAagccctctccctgctgcctggctcccTGTTCTGGTCCATCCTCTTCTTCCTGATGCTCTCCATGCGGGGAATAGACAAATTG TTCAGGATCACTGGGGGCATCGCCACAGCCATCCTGGACAGGTTCCCAGCCCTGCGTGACCAGAGGAGGAAGACAGTGTTGCTGGGTGCTCTCTGCACCTCCTTCTACCTGCTGGGGCTCCTGCTGGTCACCCAG GGAGGCATCTTCTGGTTCATGCTCATTGACAAGTACAGCACTGGCTTTGGGCTGATCATTGTCGCTGTCTCCATGTGCCTGGGCATCACCTTCTGCTACG GCCTGAAGCAGTTCTGCCAGGACATCATGGACATGATCCGCCGGTgcccagcctggtacagccaCATGCTGAACTACTTCAAGGTGTGCTGGATCTTCTTTacgccctgcctgctgctg ATCACGCTCATCTGCTCCTTCCTGGACATGTACAGCGTGCACCTGTACTATGGCATCTACGAGTTCCCCACCTGGGGCACGAGCCTTGCCATCTGCATGGGCGTCCTCACGTGCCTGCCGATCCCACTCTGGGCCGTCGTGGCCCTGTGCCGCGAGTCGGGGACGCTGAGCAAC CGCTTCCAGAAAGCCGCCCAGCCCCTCGACTCCTGGAGGACCGCTGCCACCGGGGACATGGCCAGAGATGTCATGTACATGTCGGCCATCAGCACTGCACCATCCTACTGCAGCAGCGAGGAATGA
- the LOC104634841 gene encoding sodium-dependent proline transporter-like — protein MEGPTATPTSQPCPGAQPQPEVLEPSPRRETWAGKCNFLLSCLGYCMGLSNFWRFPYLCYRNGGGVFLILYFIMLLVMGLPVFLMELSLGQYGAAGPITVWKCCPLLKGIGIAMLIIASLVSLYYNVIVAWAIYYLVSSFQSPLPWSCDAPRNADLCQNTSGSTSRVSASEVFWNEQVLGVTHSSSLGDPGTVQWPLALCLLMAWVLVFLCMLKDIRSLGKGVYFTATFPYLIILILIIHGATLDGSLDGIHFYLSSDWSRLQSAQVWSDAASQVIYSLSIGLGGLVSMASQNKFENNVIRNALIIAIGNCCTSFFTGFAIFSVLGHMAWRKQVPVDSIADLGPGLVFVAFPEAFSLLPGSLFWSILFFLMLSMRGVDTLFRAIGGIATAILNRFPALRDQRRKTVLLGALCTSFYLLGLLLVTQGGIFWFMLIDKYSTGFGRIIISLSMCLGITFCYGLKQFCQDIMDMIRRCPAWYSHMLNYFKVCWIFFTPCLLLITLICASLDTYNVPLYYDINDFPTWGTSLGICMGVLTCLPIPLWAVVALCRESGTLSNRFQKATQPLDSWRTAATRDMARDVMYMSAISTAPSHGSSED, from the exons ATGGAGGGTCCGACCGCCACCCccaccagccagccctgcccaggagcccagccccagcctgagGTTCTGGAGCCCAGCCCGCGCCGGGAGACCTGGGCCGGCAAGTGCAACTTCCTGCTGTCCTGCCTGGGCTACTGCATGGGGCTGAGCAACTTCTGGCGCTTTCCCTACCTGTGTTACCGCAACGGAGGAG gtgTCTTCCTCATCCTCTACTTCATCATGCTGCTCGTCATGGGGCTGCCCGTCTTCCTGATGGAGCTGAGCTTGGGCCAGTACGGGGCCGCGGGGCCCATCACTGTCTGGAAGTGCTGCCCGCTCCTGAaag GCATTGGCATTGCCATGTTGATCATCGCCTCCCTGGTGTCCCTCTACTACAATGTCATCGTCGCCTGGGCTATCTACTACCTGGTCTCCTCCTTCCAGAGCCCCCTGCCCTGGTCCTGCGATGCCCCCAGGAACGCAGACCTCTGCCAG AACACGTCGGGGAGCACCAGCAGGGTGAGCGCCAGCGAGGTTTTCTGGAA CGAGCAGGTGCTGGGGGTGACGCACAGCTCCAGCCTCGGGGACCCTGGCACTGTGCAGTGGCCCCTCGCCCTGTGCCTGCTGATGGCCTGGGTCTTGGTCTTCCTCTGTATGCTGAAGGACATCCGCAGCTTGGGCAAG GGAGTGTACTTCACGGCCACCTTCCCCTACCTgatcatcctcatcctcatcatcCATGGGGCCACGCTGGATGGCTCCCTCGATGGCATCCACTTCTACCTGTCCTCGGactggagcaggctgcagagCGCCCAG GTGTGGAGTGACGCGGCCTCACAGGTCATCTACTCCCTGAGCATCGGGCTGGGGGGGCTTGTATCCATGGCATCCCAGAACAAGTTTGAGAACAACGTCATCCG GAACGCCTTGATCATCGCCATTGGGAACTGCTGCACCAGCTTCTTCACCGGCTTTGCCATCTTCTCAGTGCTGGGGCACATGGCCTGGAGGAAACAAGTCCCTGTGGACAGCATTGCTGACTTAG GCCCCGGGCTGGTATTCGTGGCGttccctgaagccttctccctgctgcctggctcccTGTTCTGGTCCATCCTCTTCTTCCTGATGCTCTCCATGCGAGGAGTAGACACTTTG TTCAGGGCCATTGGGGGCATCGCCACAGCCATCCTGAACAGGTTCCCAGCCCTGCGTGACCAGAGGAGGAAGACAGTGTTGCTGGGTGCTCTCTGCACCTCCTTCTACCTGCTGGGGCTCCTGCTGGTCACCCAG GGAGGCATCTTCTGGTTCATGCTCATTGACAAGTACAGCACTGGCTTTGGGCGGATCATCATCAGCCTCTCCATGTGCCTGGGCATCACCTTCTGCTACG GCCTGAAGCAGTTCTGCCAGGACATCATGGACATGATCCGCCGGTGCCCGGCCTGGTACAGCCACATGCTGAACTACTTCAAGGTGTGCTGGATCTTCTTTacgccctgcctgctgctg ATCACGCTCATCTGCGCCTCCCTGGACACGTACAACGTGCCCCTGTACTATGACATCAACGATTTCCCCACCTGGGGCACGAGCCTGGGCATCTGCATGGGCGTCCTCACCTGCCTGCCGATCCCACTCTGGGCCGTCGTGGCCCTGTGCCGCGAGTCGGGGACGCTGAGCAAC CGCTTCCAGAAAGCCACCCAGCCCCTCGACTCCTGGAGGACCGCTGCCACCCGGGACATGGCCAGAGATGTCATGTACATGTCGGCCATCAGCACTGCACCATCCCACGGCAGCAGTGAGGACTGA